A single region of the Nitrososphaerota archaeon genome encodes:
- a CDS encoding NAD-dependent epimerase/dehydratase family protein: MRIAITGGAGFIGSHLVDKLMEKGAIINVIDNLSKGCIENISKWIGNEKFNFIKGDCLNKEDIRKAIKDCEIIFHLAANPEVRIGAINTSIDFKQNIIATYNILEEARKSKTIKTIVFTSSSTIYGEAKKIPTPEDYAPLIPISMYGSSKLACEALISAYCNMFNLKGIIYRLANIIGSRCKHGVIWDFINKLKNNPRKLEILGDGTQKKSYLLVDECIEAILIGLEKTYEKIEIYNIGSEDFITVKEIAEIIVNEMNLKNVEFIYTGGINGGRGWIGDVKTMLLDISKIKKLGWKPKYNSKEAVKIAIKQILKEIK, encoded by the coding sequence ATTAGAATTGCAATTACAGGTGGAGCAGGATTTATTGGAAGTCATTTAGTAGATAAATTAATGGAAAAAGGCGCAATAATAAATGTTATAGATAATCTTAGTAAAGGTTGCATAGAGAATATTTCTAAATGGATCGGTAATGAAAAATTCAATTTTATTAAAGGAGATTGTTTAAATAAAGAAGATATAAGAAAAGCTATAAAAGATTGTGAAATAATTTTTCATTTAGCAGCAAATCCTGAAGTAAGAATTGGAGCAATTAATACAAGTATAGATTTTAAACAAAATATTATTGCAACATACAATATTTTAGAAGAAGCAAGAAAAAGTAAAACGATTAAAACAATTGTTTTTACATCAAGTTCAACAATTTATGGAGAAGCTAAAAAAATTCCTACTCCTGAAGATTATGCTCCATTAATACCAATTTCAATGTACGGTAGCTCAAAACTTGCATGTGAAGCATTGATCTCAGCATATTGTAATATGTTTAATTTAAAAGGGATAATTTATCGTTTAGCAAATATAATTGGATCAAGATGTAAACATGGAGTAATATGGGATTTTATAAATAAACTTAAAAATAATCCAAGAAAACTTGAAATTTTAGGTGATGGCACTCAAAAAAAGTCATATTTATTAGTAGATGAATGTATAGAAGCTATACTTATTGGTTTAGAAAAAACTTATGAAAAAATTGAAATTTATAATATAGGTTCAGAAGATTTTATTACAGTAAAAGAAATAGCTGAAATTATAGTAAATGAAATGAATTTGAAAAATGTAGAATTTATTTATACTGGAGGAATTAATGGAGGAAGAGGATGGATAGGAGATGTTAAAACTATGCTTTTAGATATTTCAAAAATAAAAAAATTAGGTTGGAAGCCAAAGTATAATAGTAAAGAAGCTGTTAAAATTGCAATAAAGCAAATTTTAAAAGAAATAAAGTGA
- a CDS encoding galactokinase family protein, with amino-acid sequence MKYNTKYEIEMLKTNSFLISSAPARADFLNTHQDYKGLPVVPIAVNLRTYFFAINEINGKFKIISLNLKRQGVDYIDVFSIPKVNLKPGKWFGNYLRSVFISLQKYVKKKFNKGLEVIIESEVPVASGLASSAALEVAFTKLLSEYYNLNLSLEEIAEISFIAENKIFGIPCGRLDQYGSSFGKAIVLYPKPPIKVETLPISEMDIIVVDSGIRHSVADIHPKRQEEINIGLKQLMKSSIVPKNLKEKLGYRFDEPKWDEIKIEEIEKYLELINNISARRILYTIKTHESTLKAIEIIKSSMIKNKLDELGKIMNEQHEFMRDLYEISLPKIEEIRNEMLNAGALGVKISGAGLGGCLIGIVKEKEEGNKIVESAIKAGAKNGWVLKIDEGVKAEWR; translated from the coding sequence ATGAAATATAATACTAAATATGAAATTGAAATGCTTAAAACTAATTCTTTTTTAATTTCTTCCGCACCTGCTAGGGCAGATTTTCTAAATACTCATCAAGATTATAAAGGCTTACCAGTAGTTCCGATTGCTGTAAATCTTAGAACATATTTTTTTGCAATAAATGAAATTAATGGAAAATTTAAAATAATTAGTTTAAATTTAAAAAGGCAAGGAGTAGATTATATCGATGTATTCAGTATTCCTAAAGTAAATTTAAAACCTGGAAAATGGTTTGGAAATTATTTAAGAAGTGTGTTTATTTCTCTACAAAAATATGTTAAGAAAAAATTTAATAAAGGTCTTGAAGTGATAATTGAAAGTGAAGTCCCAGTAGCAAGTGGATTAGCAAGTAGTGCTGCTTTAGAAGTTGCTTTTACTAAATTATTAAGTGAATATTATAATTTAAATTTATCTCTTGAAGAAATTGCTGAAATTAGTTTTATAGCTGAAAATAAAATTTTTGGAATTCCTTGTGGAAGACTAGACCAATATGGTTCATCTTTTGGTAAAGCTATAGTATTATATCCAAAACCTCCTATAAAAGTAGAGACATTACCAATAAGTGAGATGGATATAATAGTTGTAGATTCTGGTATTAGACATAGTGTAGCAGACATTCATCCTAAAAGACAAGAAGAAATCAATATTGGTTTAAAACAATTAATGAAGTCTTCTATTGTTCCTAAAAATCTTAAAGAAAAACTTGGATATAGATTTGATGAACCTAAATGGGATGAAATAAAAATAGAGGAAATTGAAAAATATTTAGAATTAATAAATAATATTTCAGCTAGGCGTATTCTATACACTATAAAAACTCATGAATCAACATTAAAAGCAATTGAAATAATTAAATCAAGTATGATAAAAAATAAATTAGATGAATTAGGAAAAATAATGAATGAACAACATGAATTTATGAGAGATTTATATGAGATAAGTCTTCCAAAAATAGAAGAAATAAGAAATGAAATGTTAAATGCTGGAGCATTAGGAGTTAAAATAAGTGGTGCAGGCTTAGGAGGCTGTCTTATAGGAATTGTAAAAGAAAAAGAAGAAGGAAATAAAATAGTTGAATCAGCAATAAAGGCTGGTGCTAAAAATGGATGGGTATTAAAAATAGATGAAGGTGTTAAAGCAGAATGGAGGTAA
- the galT gene encoding galactose-1-phosphate uridylyltransferase codes for MSNELRWNPLLSTWIIVSSKRKIRPWRIEECPFCPGAPETGYNWQTLILDNLYPTLIIDPKTSRESFDIYKIKPGYGYCKIVIETPEHTGDLDSISFENLVKYLKDLKEENIKLCNDKKIRYVACFRNKGEIIGVSLTHPHSQIYALPFIPPRIKIELKNARKFYKEKNKCLFCHIIELEKKEFNRLLYSNKSFISFLPFFAMWPYEVHVYSKKHIGNIIELNDEEIEDLADMIKIIVAMYNSLFDFSLPYIMFIHNSPCRKNYPYYHFHIEFYPIHRSKDKLKYAAGIEWGAWVFTYDDIPENKAKELKEALNKALKKLENEGYKVKGTIF; via the coding sequence TTGAGTAATGAATTAAGATGGAACCCTTTATTAAGTACATGGATAATAGTATCTAGTAAACGTAAAATTAGACCTTGGAGAATTGAAGAATGTCCTTTTTGTCCAGGGGCTCCTGAAACAGGATATAATTGGCAAACACTTATTTTAGATAATCTTTATCCAACATTAATAATAGATCCTAAAACTTCTAGAGAAAGCTTTGATATTTATAAAATTAAGCCTGGATATGGATACTGTAAAATAGTTATAGAAACTCCTGAGCATACTGGTGATTTAGATAGTATTTCATTTGAAAATTTAGTTAAATATCTTAAAGATTTAAAAGAAGAAAATATTAAGCTTTGTAATGATAAAAAAATACGATATGTAGCTTGCTTTCGTAATAAAGGTGAAATAATAGGTGTATCACTTACACATCCTCACTCACAAATTTATGCTCTTCCATTTATTCCTCCTAGAATAAAGATAGAATTAAAAAATGCAAGAAAATTTTATAAAGAAAAAAATAAATGCCTTTTTTGTCATATAATTGAATTAGAGAAAAAGGAATTTAATCGATTATTATACTCAAATAAATCTTTCATAAGCTTTTTACCATTTTTTGCTATGTGGCCTTATGAAGTTCATGTATATTCTAAAAAACATATAGGAAATATTATTGAATTAAATGATGAAGAGATAGAAGATTTAGCAGATATGATTAAAATAATTGTTGCAATGTATAATTCTCTTTTTGATTTTAGTTTACCATATATTATGTTTATTCATAATTCTCCATGTAGAAAAAATTATCCATATTATCATTTTCATATAGAATTTTATCCAATTCATAGGTCAAAAGATAAATTAAAATATGCTGCTGGAATAGAATGGGGTGCATGGGTATTTACATATGATGATATTCCAGA
- a CDS encoding DapH/DapD/GlmU-related protein: protein MFISEKAVIKASFEGNVIVLGPTIIENNTLIGLNVLIGYPSKDKIIKIMKNKNLEIKDLDEISKGSKIGKNCIVRSNSIIYENVKISDNVEIGHNTLIRSNSEIGENSKIGSYTILDGSVKIGKNANIQSGVYLPHLSIVGNNVFIAPYVCVTNDKYPPSGKLKGVIICDNSIIGANSILISGIEIGENSVIAAGSIVTKNVPPNIVVSGIPARKIMDREEYEKKMEEWRKI, encoded by the coding sequence ATGTTTATCTCAGAAAAAGCTGTTATTAAAGCTTCCTTTGAAGGAAATGTAATAGTACTAGGTCCAACAATAATAGAAAACAATACTTTAATTGGATTGAATGTATTAATTGGTTACCCATCTAAAGATAAAATAATTAAAATAATGAAAAATAAGAATTTAGAAATAAAGGATCTTGATGAAATTAGTAAAGGATCAAAAATAGGTAAAAATTGTATTGTAAGAAGCAATTCAATCATATATGAAAATGTTAAAATAAGTGATAATGTTGAAATTGGACATAATACATTAATTCGTAGCAATTCAGAAATTGGAGAAAATAGTAAGATTGGATCGTATACGATATTAGACGGAAGTGTAAAAATTGGAAAAAATGCAAATATTCAATCTGGTGTTTATTTACCACATTTATCAATTGTTGGAAATAATGTTTTTATAGCTCCATATGTTTGTGTAACAAATGATAAATATCCTCCAAGTGGTAAATTAAAAGGAGTAATAATATGCGATAATTCTATTATTGGAGCTAATTCAATTCTTATTTCAGGTATAGAAATAGGTGAAAATTCTGTTATAGCAGCTGGATCAATAGTTACTAAAAATGTACCTCCAAATATTGTTGTATCTGGCATTCCTGCTAGGAAAATTATGGATAGAGAAGAATATGAGAAGAAAATGGAAGAATGGAGAAAAATATGA
- a CDS encoding PIN domain-containing protein: MYSYYIDTSVIIARYKPEDELYEYSERFFKSNKANFYISPLTLVELYSILSRIKNKIILPFQEEILLDTLITFIVKDCKLRVISKTYSIERLVVGYKIRLPVEYYLAMRFAEKLKLKTMDLLHILYTWLFKRNYHIDSFITGDYDIINKADKINELFGIKILHPKHVN; encoded by the coding sequence ATGTATAGTTATTATATCGATACCAGTGTTATAATTGCTAGATATAAACCAGAAGATGAATTGTATGAATATTCTGAAAGATTTTTTAAATCAAATAAAGCAAATTTTTATATTTCGCCATTAACACTAGTTGAACTTTACTCTATTCTTTCTAGAATTAAAAATAAAATAATTCTTCCTTTCCAAGAAGAAATTCTACTAGACACACTTATAACTTTCATAGTTAAAGATTGTAAATTAAGAGTAATATCAAAAACGTATTCTATTGAAAGACTTGTTGTAGGTTATAAAATTAGATTGCCAGTAGAATATTATTTAGCTATGAGGTTTGCTGAAAAATTAAAGCTAAAAACAATGGATTTACTTCATATTTTATACACATGGCTATTTAAAAGAAATTATCATATAGATTCATTTATAACTGGAGATTATGACATCATTAATAAAGCTGATAAAATTAACGAGCTTTTTGGAATAAAAATTTTACATCCAAAACATGTAAATTAG
- a CDS encoding pyridoxal-phosphate dependent enzyme — protein MRNMLLKCTNCNTIYNFDINKELCEKCGNGLSIEMYNLNFFKPLKNEIGIWKYANILPYVDEKFRYSLGEANTNLHKSIWIKKDLKIDEIWFKDETTEPTGSYLDRSSALFISMVSSLGYKNIITYSTGNLGASLSAYSSKAGLKMQVYIRPGIDLGKLYQMIAYGAEVNIIKNFKEEIIEKEDTAIAIEYNPIINEAKKTIMLEIFFQLNQDLPDYIILPMGEGGLLYSTFKMLIEIRSLIKSKINKMKIIGVQPEGCAPIVKAFEKGLDSIEMEHESRTKIFDLSVMNPKFGNAALKAIRETNGYAISVSDNEIFNATMILAKKEGILAEPAASLTLAGLIKLRKIGEIERDSRIVCVITGSGLKDPKIMKEIALKESKLGSLIEELSGKIQLGNTKIAILKLLSEKEMYGYQIWKELKEKYNLNIKIPTIYQHLSELIEKGYVKKVMSKHIFGRKREYYSLTEKGKNIV, from the coding sequence ATGAGAAATATGCTACTAAAATGTACAAATTGCAATACAATTTATAATTTTGATATTAATAAAGAACTTTGTGAGAAATGTGGAAATGGTCTTTCTATAGAAATGTATAATCTTAATTTTTTCAAACCATTAAAAAATGAAATAGGAATATGGAAATATGCAAATATATTGCCATATGTAGATGAAAAATTTAGATATTCTTTAGGAGAAGCTAATACAAATTTGCATAAAAGTATTTGGATTAAAAAAGATTTAAAAATAGATGAAATTTGGTTTAAAGATGAAACAACAGAACCAACAGGATCATATTTAGATAGAAGCTCAGCATTATTTATATCTATGGTTTCAAGTTTAGGATATAAAAACATAATCACATATTCTACGGGAAATCTTGGTGCTTCATTATCAGCATATTCATCTAAAGCTGGATTGAAAATGCAAGTTTATATAAGGCCTGGTATTGATCTTGGAAAACTTTATCAAATGATAGCATATGGAGCAGAAGTAAATATTATAAAAAATTTTAAAGAGGAAATAATAGAGAAAGAAGATACAGCAATAGCTATAGAGTATAACCCTATAATAAATGAAGCTAAAAAAACAATAATGTTAGAAATATTCTTTCAACTTAATCAAGATTTGCCAGATTATATTATTCTTCCAATGGGAGAAGGTGGTTTATTATATTCAACATTCAAAATGTTAATTGAAATTAGAAGTTTAATAAAATCTAAAATTAATAAAATGAAAATTATTGGGGTACAACCAGAAGGATGTGCACCAATAGTTAAAGCTTTTGAAAAAGGTTTAGATTCTATTGAAATGGAACATGAATCTAGAACTAAAATATTTGATCTTAGTGTAATGAATCCAAAATTTGGAAATGCAGCATTAAAAGCAATAAGAGAAACAAATGGTTATGCTATCTCAGTAAGTGATAATGAAATATTTAATGCAACAATGATTTTAGCTAAAAAAGAAGGGATATTAGCTGAACCTGCTGCTAGTTTAACATTAGCAGGATTAATAAAATTAAGAAAAATTGGAGAAATAGAGAGAGACTCAAGAATTGTTTGTGTTATAACTGGAAGTGGTCTTAAAGATCCAAAAATAATGAAAGAAATTGCATTAAAAGAGTCAAAATTAGGCTCTTTAATAGAAGAATTAAGTGGAAAAATACAATTAGGTAATACAAAAATAGCAATTTTAAAATTATTATCTGAAAAAGAAATGTATGGATATCAAATTTGGAAAGAATTAAAAGAAAAATATAATTTGAATATTAAAATACCTACCATTTATCAACATTTATCTGAATTAATTGAAAAAGGATACGTAAAGAAAGTTATGTCAAAGCATATTTTTGGGAGAAAGAGAGAATATTATTCATTAACTGAGAAAGGAAAAAATATTGTTTAA
- a CDS encoding phosphotransacetylase family protein, with protein sequence MSKIPGIIVSATRWFTGKTAFCLGLALNMQNQGYKIGFFKPIVHIESGFLHDMDVITFRKMLNLKEPYEVIAPIQLGPNFLEGYINADLNGLKKLVLNAYEKICEEKDFIIVESLHTYNTGCLINLSAPLLSKMLDLKILLLSKIESDFSIDDIILASNYIKNNGKLLGVILNRVPRLLYKRAKEIIVPELEKRGLKVFGLIPENKTLMARTAREIHESLGGEILACEECLDNLVEEVLIGAMTYESALKYFMRVPNKAVVTGGDRADIALAALQTDTSLLIFTGNLYPSQKVLNEAESKKVPVILVPTDTYTTIKHLERVTGRIGPEDKKRAELAKEIVEKHVDWKSLIEEAGLKK encoded by the coding sequence ATGAGTAAAATCCCTGGTATTATAGTTTCAGCAACAAGATGGTTCACTGGAAAAACAGCTTTTTGTTTAGGCTTAGCTTTAAATATGCAAAATCAAGGATATAAAATAGGATTTTTCAAACCTATTGTTCATATCGAATCTGGTTTTTTACATGATATGGATGTTATAACTTTTAGGAAAATGCTTAATCTTAAAGAACCATATGAAGTTATTGCACCTATACAACTTGGACCAAATTTTCTAGAAGGATATATTAATGCTGATTTAAATGGATTAAAAAAATTGGTTTTAAATGCATATGAGAAAATTTGTGAAGAAAAAGATTTTATTATAGTTGAAAGTTTGCATACTTATAATACAGGTTGTCTAATAAATTTATCTGCTCCACTTTTATCAAAAATGCTTGATTTAAAAATTCTTTTATTATCAAAAATTGAAAGTGATTTTTCAATAGATGATATAATTTTAGCTAGTAATTATATTAAAAATAATGGAAAACTTCTTGGAGTAATTTTAAATAGAGTACCACGTTTATTATATAAACGTGCAAAGGAAATAATTGTTCCAGAACTTGAAAAAAGAGGATTAAAAGTTTTTGGTTTAATACCTGAAAATAAAACATTAATGGCTAGAACTGCAAGAGAAATTCATGAAAGCTTAGGAGGAGAAATTCTTGCTTGTGAAGAATGTTTAGATAATCTTGTTGAAGAAGTATTAATTGGAGCAATGACGTATGAAAGTGCTTTAAAATATTTTATGAGAGTCCCAAATAAAGCTGTTGTAACTGGAGGAGATAGAGCAGATATAGCTTTAGCTGCTCTTCAAACAGATACGTCTCTTTTAATTTTCACAGGAAATCTCTATCCAAGCCAAAAAGTATTGAATGAAGCTGAGTCTAAAAAAGTACCTGTTATACTTGTTCCAACAGATACTTATACTACAATTAAGCATTTAGAAAGAGTTACAGGTAGGATAGGCCCAGAAGATAAAAAGAGAGCTGAACTTGCTAAAGAAATTGTTGAAAAACATGTTGATTGGAAATCTTTAATAGAAGAAGCTGGATTAAAGAAATAA
- a CDS encoding ECF transporter S component, translating into MRNFKILAIILTIISSFIILIAGFIEGLNLLENFGIKNIFSEIAIGSNEKIIIAFCLLFPFSSFLLALFNISQFIKEKFSNGSVYSIIGGIIALIGIIIPLNFGFQINLLHISLSLLASIILFSIGYRGFIESRKTFIPKPFLTTLDVSFIASLSALTAILTAYVGAMFPSPTGGYTHIGDTIIFLAGILFGSKIGGLVGIIGSLVADFIVGYPRWFVSIPAHGFEGIIAGFGKNKNIVIKIIFCFLGGLVMASTYFYVNIFIKGYPAAIISFIRDLFGQALVSLILAIPISKILERVIKFSI; encoded by the coding sequence ATGAGAAATTTTAAGATTTTAGCAATAATCCTAACAATTATATCTTCTTTCATAATATTAATAGCTGGATTCATAGAAGGATTAAATTTATTAGAAAATTTTGGAATAAAAAATATTTTTTCAGAAATAGCTATAGGTAGTAATGAAAAAATTATTATAGCTTTTTGTCTTTTATTTCCATTTAGTAGCTTTTTATTAGCTTTATTTAATATTTCACAATTCATTAAAGAAAAATTTTCAAATGGAAGTGTGTATTCCATTATTGGAGGGATTATAGCATTAATAGGAATTATAATTCCATTAAATTTTGGTTTTCAAATAAACCTTCTTCATATAAGTTTAAGTTTGTTAGCAAGCATTATTCTATTTTCTATAGGTTATAGAGGATTCATTGAGTCTAGAAAAACATTTATTCCTAAGCCTTTTTTAACAACTTTGGACGTATCATTTATTGCTTCTTTATCAGCTTTAACAGCTATATTAACTGCATATGTTGGTGCTATGTTTCCATCACCTACTGGAGGTTATACACATATAGGTGATACGATAATATTTTTAGCAGGCATCTTGTTTGGTTCAAAAATAGGTGGGCTTGTTGGAATAATTGGAAGCTTAGTTGCTGATTTTATTGTAGGATATCCTAGATGGTTTGTTTCAATTCCAGCACATGGTTTTGAAGGAATAATAGCTGGTTTTGGAAAGAATAAAAACATAGTAATTAAAATAATATTTTGCTTTCTTGGAGGATTAGTGATGGCTTCAACATATTTCTATGTTAATATATTTATTAAAGGTTATCCTGCAGCAATAATATCATTTATAAGAGATTTATTTGGACAAGCTTTAGTTTCTCTTATATTAGCTATTCCTATAAGTAAAATATTAGAAAGAGTAATAAAATTTTCAATATAA
- a CDS encoding transglutaminase-like domain-containing protein, translating into MVKHRRYIFLFLFIIIIFLNDTIILTYSSFSNDLSLIIPKVYYFYEEGIIANAGNDYIKLNQSDRCYELLMNSSFQKSFLVNTSHKVINFFYDEDGMPMIELDIPSELPPKSYIKYYVTQKIEIYGSFSIPEDLSYEKSGSLSDIKNTYYKLKLFSETTAPTGVWKYNDTNWEYLIKKAEELKGNDENVLRIVCSFIDWIGKNIAYPKDGSELPKYPNETITLENIEMKTKGIGDCDDQANLLILLCRAIGIPAYLQAGGIILYKEKYKNSEIAWNGHLNYYYGYVGWHGWAMVYIPPWGWLPVDLTWGYYGLGKKDPLTAIKYSAIAIQEIMYLRNYYSIDYVKETREFKKMVEDKNLYFYINYLVIPEGKSIRDEIDNFPKYNLSWMNVTTHETKTTSTYIIKKYEDKLNIYLIIVLTMLTILSIIILISIFKRFRSKRISERSLYLY; encoded by the coding sequence ATGGTAAAGCATAGAAGATATATCTTCTTATTTTTATTCATAATTATAATTTTCCTTAATGATACTATAATCTTAACCTACTCAAGTTTTTCTAATGATTTATCATTAATAATACCTAAAGTATATTATTTTTATGAAGAAGGAATTATAGCAAACGCTGGAAATGATTATATAAAACTTAATCAAAGCGATAGATGCTATGAATTATTAATGAACTCTTCTTTTCAAAAAAGCTTTTTAGTAAATACCAGTCATAAAGTTATTAATTTTTTCTATGATGAAGATGGAATGCCTATGATAGAACTTGATATTCCTAGTGAATTGCCTCCTAAAAGTTATATTAAATATTATGTAACTCAAAAAATTGAAATTTATGGTTCTTTTTCAATACCTGAAGATCTTTCTTATGAAAAATCTGGAAGCCTTTCAGATATAAAAAATACTTATTATAAGCTTAAATTATTCTCTGAAACTACTGCTCCTACAGGAGTATGGAAATACAACGATACTAATTGGGAATATTTAATTAAAAAAGCTGAAGAACTTAAAGGGAATGATGAAAATGTATTAAGAATAGTATGTTCTTTCATCGATTGGATTGGAAAAAATATCGCATACCCTAAAGATGGAAGCGAATTGCCTAAGTATCCAAATGAAACAATTACTTTAGAAAATATAGAAATGAAAACTAAAGGAATTGGAGATTGTGATGATCAAGCTAATTTATTAATACTATTATGTAGAGCTATTGGAATTCCTGCTTATTTACAAGCAGGAGGTATAATTCTTTATAAAGAGAAATATAAAAATTCTGAAATTGCTTGGAATGGACATTTAAATTATTATTATGGATATGTTGGGTGGCATGGTTGGGCAATGGTTTATATTCCTCCTTGGGGTTGGCTTCCAGTAGATTTAACATGGGGATATTATGGTTTAGGTAAAAAAGATCCATTAACAGCTATAAAATATTCAGCCATAGCTATTCAAGAAATAATGTATTTAAGAAATTATTATTCAATAGATTATGTTAAAGAAACTAGAGAATTTAAAAAAATGGTTGAAGATAAAAATTTGTATTTTTATATAAATTATTTAGTTATTCCTGAAGGAAAATCCATAAGAGATGAAATCGATAATTTCCCAAAATACAATCTCTCATGGATGAATGTTACTACTCATGAAACAAAAACTACAAGTACTTATATTATTAAGAAATACGAAGATAAATTAAATATTTATTTAATAATAGTTTTAACAATGCTTACAATTTTATCGATCATAATATTAATTAGTATTTTTAAACGTTTTAGAAGTAAAAGAATTTCTGAGAGATCATTATACTTATATTGA
- a CDS encoding 50S ribosomal protein L15e — translation MVSVYSLMRKIWRERNEELIKNLRKRAIEWRKEKSIVRVDRPLRLDRARSLGYKAKQGFIVVRVRVRKGGFSKPRPRSGRRPKALGVIKHKVNVSLKEEAINRVSKKYVNMHVLGAYELFRDAKYAWYEVILVDPNHPSIKSSRNISLPKKL, via the coding sequence ATGGTTTCAGTCTATTCTTTAATGAGAAAAATTTGGAGAGAAAGAAATGAAGAATTAATAAAAAATTTAAGGAAAAGAGCAATAGAATGGAGAAAAGAAAAATCTATTGTAAGAGTAGATAGACCTTTAAGATTAGATAGAGCTAGAAGTTTAGGTTATAAAGCTAAGCAAGGTTTCATTGTAGTAAGGGTAAGAGTAAGAAAAGGAGGTTTTAGTAAACCTAGACCAAGATCTGGTAGAAGACCAAAAGCATTAGGTGTTATAAAACATAAAGTTAATGTATCCTTAAAGGAAGAAGCTATAAATAGAGTTTCTAAAAAATACGTAAATATGCATGTTTTAGGAGCTTATGAATTATTTAGAGATGCTAAGTATGCTTGGTATGAAGTTATTCTAGTTGATCCAAATCATCCATCCATTAAAAGCTCAAGAAATATTTCTCTTCCAAAAAAGCTTTAA